In one window of Rhinopithecus roxellana isolate Shanxi Qingling chromosome 15, ASM756505v1, whole genome shotgun sequence DNA:
- the ARFIP2 gene encoding arfaptin-2 isoform X3 translates to MKPALCLVAMGALVMDSSPQCTKQLLSERFGRGSRTVDLELELQIELLRETKRKYESVLQLGRALTAHLYSLLQTQHALGDAFADLSQKSPELQEEFGYNAETQKLLCKNGETLLGAVNFFVSSINTLVTKTMEDTLMTVKQYEAARLEYDAYRTDLEELSLGPRDAGTRGRLESAQATFQAHRDKYEKLRGDVAIKLKFLEENKIKVMHKQLLLFHNAVSAYFAGNQKQLEQTLQQFNIKLRPPGAEKPSWLEEQ, encoded by the exons TGCACAAAGCAACTGTTATCAGAACGATTTGGTCGAGGCTCACGGACTGTGGACCTGGAGCTAGAGCTGCAGATTGAGTTGCTGCGTGAGACGAAGCGCAAGTATGAGAGTGTCCTGCAGCTGGGCCGGGCACTGACAGCCCACCTCTACAGCCTGCTGCAGACCCAGCATGCACTGGGTGATGCCTTTGCTGACCTCAGCCAGAAGTCCCCAGAGCTTCAG GAGGAGTTTGGCTACAATGCAGAAACACAGAAACTGCTATGCAAGAATGGGGAAACGCTGCTAGGAGCTGTGAACTTCTTTGTCTCTAGCATCAACACACTGGTCACCAAGACCATGGAAGACACGCTCATGACTGTGAAACAGTATGAGGCTGCCAG gctggaatatgaTGCCTACCGAACAGACTTAGAGGAGCTGAGCCTAGGCCCCCGGGATGCAGGGACACGTGGTCGACTCGAGAGTGCCCAGGCCACTTTCCAGGCCCATCGGGACAAGTATGAGAAGCTGCGGGGAGATGTGGCCATCAAGCTCAAGTTCCTGGAAGAAAACAAG ATCAAGGTGATGCACAAGCAGCTGCTGCTCTTCCACAATGCCGTGTCCGCCTACTTTGCTGGGAACCAGAAACAGCTGGAGCAGACCCTGCAGCAGTTCAACATCAAGCTGCGGCCTCCAGGAGCTGAGAAACCCTCCTGGCTAGAGGAGCAGTGA
- the TRIM3 gene encoding tripartite motif-containing protein 3 isoform X1 → MWRLFFCGKGPLWFSCSLSPAWRTPGPSLVLTSSLLELASDPGLQTCRDRWLQVGGAGCTPGRGWCEWQEPTVGAMAKREDSPGPEVQPMDKQFLVCSICLDRYQCPKVLPCLHTFCERCLQNYIPAQSLTLSCPVCRQTSILPEQGVSALQNNFFISSLMEAMQQASDGSHDPEDPHPLSAVAGRPLSCPNHEGKTMEFYCEACETAMCGECRAGEHREHGTVLLRDVVEQHKAALQRQLEAVRGRLPQLSAAIALVGGISQQLQERKAEALAQISAAFEDLEQALQQRKQALVRDLETICGAKQKVLQTQLDTLRQGQEHIGSSCSFAEQALRLGSAPEVLLVRKHMRERLAALAAQAFPERPHENAQLELVLEVDGLRRSVLNLGALLTTSATAHETVATGEGLRQALVGQPASLTVTTKDKDGRLVRTGSAELRAEITGPDGTRLPVPVVDHKNGTYELVYTARTEGELLLSVLLYGQPVRGSPFRVRALRPGDLPPSPDDVKRRVKSPGGPGSHVRQKAVRRPSSMYSTGGKRKDNPIEDELVFRVGSRGREKGEFTNLQGVSAASSGRIVVADSNNQCIQVFSNEGQFKFRFGVRGRSPGQLQRPTGVAVDTNGDIIVADYDNRWVSIFSPEGKFKTKIGAGRLMGPKGVAVDRNGHIIVVDNKSCCVFTFQPNGKLVGRFGGRGATDRHFAGPHFVAVNNKNEIVVTDFHNHSVKVYSADGEFLFKFGSHGEGNGQFNAPTGVAVDSNGNIIVADWGNSRIQVFDSSGSFLSYINTSAEPLYGPQGLALTSDGHVVVADAGNHCFKAYRYLQ, encoded by the exons ATGTGGAGGCTGTTTTTTTGTGGGAAAGGACCCCTCTGGTTCTCCTGTAGCCTGAGCCCTGCCTGGAGGACCCCAGGCCCCTCCCTGGTTCTGACCTCCTCCCTTCTGGAATTGGCTTCAGATCCTGGGCTGCAAACCTGCAGGGACAGATGGTTGCAGGTTGGAGGGGCAGGCTGCACCCCAGGGAG AGGCTGGTGTGAGTGGCAGGAGCCAACCGTGGGCGCCATGGCAAAGAGGGAGGACAGCCCTGGCCCAGAGGTCCAGCCGATGGACAAGCAGTTCCTGGTATGCAGCATCTGCCTGGATCGGTACCAGTGCCCCAAGGTTCTTCCTTGCCTGCACACCTTCTGTGAGAG GTGTCTCCAAAACTATATCCCTGCCCAGAGCCTGACGCTATCCTGTCCAGTATGCCGGCAGACGTCCATCCTCCCAGAGCAGGGTGTCTCGGCACTGCAGAACAACTTTTTCATCAGCAGCCTCATGGAGGCAATGCAGCAGGCATCTGATGGGTCCCACGACCCAGAGGACCCTCACCCCCTCAGTGCAGTGGCTGGCCGCCCTCTCTCCTGCCCCAACCATGAAGGCAAG ACAATGGAGTTTTACTGTGAGGCCTGTGAGACAGCCATGTGTGGTGAGTGCCGTGCCGGGGAGCATCGTGAGCACGGCACAGTGCTGCTGAGGGATGTGGTGGAGCAGCACAAGGCGGCCCTGCAGCGCCAGCTTGAGGCTGTGCGTGGCCG ATTGCCACAGCTGTCCGCAGCAATTGCCTTAGTTGGGGGCATCAGCCAGCAGCTGCAGGAGCGCAAGGCAGAGGCCCTGGCCCAGATCAGTGCAGCCTTCGAAGACCTGGAGCAAGCACTGCAGCAGCGCAAGCAGGCTCTGGTCAGAGATCTGGAGACCATTTGTGGGGCCAAACAGAAG GTGTTGCAAACCCAGCTGGACACTCTGCGCCAGGGTCAGGAACACATCGGCAGTAGCTGCAGCTTCGCAGAGCAGGCACTGCGCCTGGGTTCGGCCCCGGAGGTGTTGCTGGTGCGCAAGCATATGAGAGAGCGGCTGGCGGCATTGGCGGCACAGGCATTCCCGGAGCGGCCACACGAGAATGCACAGCTGGAACTGGTCCTTGAGGTGGACGGGCTGCGGCGATCGGTGCTCAATCTGGGCGCACTGCTCACCACGAGCGCCACTGCACACGAGACGGTGGCCACCGGAGAGGGCCTGCGCCAGGCGCTAGTGGGCCAGCCTGCCTCGCTCACTGTCACTACCAAAGACAAGGATGGGCGGTTGGTGCGCACAGGCAGCGCTGAGCTGCGCGCAGAGATCACCGGTCCGGACGGCACGCGCCTTCCGGTGCCAGTGGTGGACCACAAGAATGGCACATATGAGCTGGTGTACACAGCGCGCACGGAAGGCGAGCTGCTCCTCTCAGTGCTGCTCTACGGGCAGCCAGTGCGCGGCAGCCCCTTCCGCGTGCGTGCCCTGCGTCCTGGGGACCTGCCACCTTCCCCTGACGATGTGAAGCGCCGTGTCAAGTCCCCTGGCGGCCCCGGCAGCCATGTGCGCCAGAAGGCAGTGCGTAGGCCCAGTTCCATGTACAGCACAGGCGGCAAACGAAAGGACAACCCAATTGAGGATGAGCTCGTCTTCCGTGTTG GCAGTCGTGGAAGGGAGAAAGGTGAATTCACCAATTTACAAGGTGTGTCCGCAGCCAGCAGCGGCCGCATCGTGGTAGCAGACAGCAACAACCAGTGTATTCAG GTTTTCTCCAATGAGGGCCAGTTCAAGTTCCGTTTTGGGGTCCGAGGACGCTCACCTGGGCAGCTGCAGCGCCCCACAGGTGTGGCAGTGGACACCAATGGAGACATTATTGTGGCAGACTATGACAACCGTTGGGTCAGCATCTTCTCCCCTGAGGGCAAGTTCAAG ACCAAGATTGGAGCTGGCCGCCTCATGGGCCCCAAGGGAGTGGCCGTAGACCGGAATGGACATATCATTGTGGTCGACAACAAGTCTTGCTGCGTCTTTACCTTCCAGCCCAATGGCAAACTGGTTGGCCGTTTTGGGGGCCGTGGGGCCACTGACCGCCACTTTGCAG GGCCCCATTTTGTGGCTGTGAACAACAAGAATGAGATTGTAGTAACGGACTTCCATAACCATTCAGTGAAG GTGTACAGTGCCGATGGAGAGTTCCTCTTCAAGTTTGGCTCCCATGGCGAAGGCAATGGGCAGTTCAACGCCCCCACAGGAGTAGCTGTGGACTCCAATGGAAACATCATTGTGGCTGACTGGGGCAACAGCCGCATCCAG GTATTCGACAGCTCTGGCTCCTTCCTGTCCTATATCAACACATCTGCAGAACCACTGTATGGTCCACAGGGCCTGGCACTGACCTCGGATGGCCACGTGGTGGTGGCTGATGCTGGCAACCACTGCTTTAAAGCCTATCGCTACCTCCAGTAG
- the TRIM3 gene encoding tripartite motif-containing protein 3 isoform X4: protein MWRLFFCGKGPLWFSCSLSPAWRTPGPSLVLTSSLLELASDPGLQTCRDRWLQVGGAGCTPGRGWCEWQEPTVGAMAKREDSPGPEVQPMDKQFLVCSICLDRYQCPKVLPCLHTFCERCLQNYIPAQSLTLSCPVCRQTSILPEQGVSALQNNFFISSLMEAMQQASDGSHDPEDPHPLSAVAGRPLSCPNHEGKTMEFYCEACETAMCGECRAGEHREHGTVLLRDVVEQHKAALQRQLEAVRGRLPQLSAAIALVGGISQQLQERKAEALAQISAAFEDLEQALQQRKQALVRDLETICGAKQKVLQTQLDTLRQGQEHIGSSCSFAEQALRLGSAPEVLLVRKHMRERLAALAAQAFPERPHENAQLELVLEVDGLRRSVLNLGALLTTSATAHETVATGEGLRQALVGQPASLTVTTKDKDGRLVRTGSAELRAEITGPDGTRLPVPVVDHKNGTYELVYTARTEGELLLSVLLYGQPVRGSPFRVRALRPGDLPPSPDDVKRRVKSPGGPGSHVRQKAVRRPSSMYSTGGKRKDNPIEDELVFRVGSRGREKGEFTNLQGVSAASSGRIVVADSNNQCIQVEAVNKGKQV, encoded by the exons ATGTGGAGGCTGTTTTTTTGTGGGAAAGGACCCCTCTGGTTCTCCTGTAGCCTGAGCCCTGCCTGGAGGACCCCAGGCCCCTCCCTGGTTCTGACCTCCTCCCTTCTGGAATTGGCTTCAGATCCTGGGCTGCAAACCTGCAGGGACAGATGGTTGCAGGTTGGAGGGGCAGGCTGCACCCCAGGGAG AGGCTGGTGTGAGTGGCAGGAGCCAACCGTGGGCGCCATGGCAAAGAGGGAGGACAGCCCTGGCCCAGAGGTCCAGCCGATGGACAAGCAGTTCCTGGTATGCAGCATCTGCCTGGATCGGTACCAGTGCCCCAAGGTTCTTCCTTGCCTGCACACCTTCTGTGAGAG GTGTCTCCAAAACTATATCCCTGCCCAGAGCCTGACGCTATCCTGTCCAGTATGCCGGCAGACGTCCATCCTCCCAGAGCAGGGTGTCTCGGCACTGCAGAACAACTTTTTCATCAGCAGCCTCATGGAGGCAATGCAGCAGGCATCTGATGGGTCCCACGACCCAGAGGACCCTCACCCCCTCAGTGCAGTGGCTGGCCGCCCTCTCTCCTGCCCCAACCATGAAGGCAAG ACAATGGAGTTTTACTGTGAGGCCTGTGAGACAGCCATGTGTGGTGAGTGCCGTGCCGGGGAGCATCGTGAGCACGGCACAGTGCTGCTGAGGGATGTGGTGGAGCAGCACAAGGCGGCCCTGCAGCGCCAGCTTGAGGCTGTGCGTGGCCG ATTGCCACAGCTGTCCGCAGCAATTGCCTTAGTTGGGGGCATCAGCCAGCAGCTGCAGGAGCGCAAGGCAGAGGCCCTGGCCCAGATCAGTGCAGCCTTCGAAGACCTGGAGCAAGCACTGCAGCAGCGCAAGCAGGCTCTGGTCAGAGATCTGGAGACCATTTGTGGGGCCAAACAGAAG GTGTTGCAAACCCAGCTGGACACTCTGCGCCAGGGTCAGGAACACATCGGCAGTAGCTGCAGCTTCGCAGAGCAGGCACTGCGCCTGGGTTCGGCCCCGGAGGTGTTGCTGGTGCGCAAGCATATGAGAGAGCGGCTGGCGGCATTGGCGGCACAGGCATTCCCGGAGCGGCCACACGAGAATGCACAGCTGGAACTGGTCCTTGAGGTGGACGGGCTGCGGCGATCGGTGCTCAATCTGGGCGCACTGCTCACCACGAGCGCCACTGCACACGAGACGGTGGCCACCGGAGAGGGCCTGCGCCAGGCGCTAGTGGGCCAGCCTGCCTCGCTCACTGTCACTACCAAAGACAAGGATGGGCGGTTGGTGCGCACAGGCAGCGCTGAGCTGCGCGCAGAGATCACCGGTCCGGACGGCACGCGCCTTCCGGTGCCAGTGGTGGACCACAAGAATGGCACATATGAGCTGGTGTACACAGCGCGCACGGAAGGCGAGCTGCTCCTCTCAGTGCTGCTCTACGGGCAGCCAGTGCGCGGCAGCCCCTTCCGCGTGCGTGCCCTGCGTCCTGGGGACCTGCCACCTTCCCCTGACGATGTGAAGCGCCGTGTCAAGTCCCCTGGCGGCCCCGGCAGCCATGTGCGCCAGAAGGCAGTGCGTAGGCCCAGTTCCATGTACAGCACAGGCGGCAAACGAAAGGACAACCCAATTGAGGATGAGCTCGTCTTCCGTGTTG GCAGTCGTGGAAGGGAGAAAGGTGAATTCACCAATTTACAAGGTGTGTCCGCAGCCAGCAGCGGCCGCATCGTGGTAGCAGACAGCAACAACCAGTGTATTCAG GTGGAGGCTGTAAACAAAGGCAAGCAGGTGTGA
- the TRIM3 gene encoding tripartite motif-containing protein 3 isoform X2, with amino-acid sequence MAKREDSPGPEVQPMDKQFLVCSICLDRYQCPKVLPCLHTFCERCLQNYIPAQSLTLSCPVCRQTSILPEQGVSALQNNFFISSLMEAMQQASDGSHDPEDPHPLSAVAGRPLSCPNHEGKTMEFYCEACETAMCGECRAGEHREHGTVLLRDVVEQHKAALQRQLEAVRGRLPQLSAAIALVGGISQQLQERKAEALAQISAAFEDLEQALQQRKQALVRDLETICGAKQKVLQTQLDTLRQGQEHIGSSCSFAEQALRLGSAPEVLLVRKHMRERLAALAAQAFPERPHENAQLELVLEVDGLRRSVLNLGALLTTSATAHETVATGEGLRQALVGQPASLTVTTKDKDGRLVRTGSAELRAEITGPDGTRLPVPVVDHKNGTYELVYTARTEGELLLSVLLYGQPVRGSPFRVRALRPGDLPPSPDDVKRRVKSPGGPGSHVRQKAVRRPSSMYSTGGKRKDNPIEDELVFRVGSRGREKGEFTNLQGVSAASSGRIVVADSNNQCIQVFSNEGQFKFRFGVRGRSPGQLQRPTGVAVDTNGDIIVADYDNRWVSIFSPEGKFKTKIGAGRLMGPKGVAVDRNGHIIVVDNKSCCVFTFQPNGKLVGRFGGRGATDRHFAGPHFVAVNNKNEIVVTDFHNHSVKVYSADGEFLFKFGSHGEGNGQFNAPTGVAVDSNGNIIVADWGNSRIQVFDSSGSFLSYINTSAEPLYGPQGLALTSDGHVVVADAGNHCFKAYRYLQ; translated from the exons ATGGCAAAGAGGGAGGACAGCCCTGGCCCAGAGGTCCAGCCGATGGACAAGCAGTTCCTGGTATGCAGCATCTGCCTGGATCGGTACCAGTGCCCCAAGGTTCTTCCTTGCCTGCACACCTTCTGTGAGAG GTGTCTCCAAAACTATATCCCTGCCCAGAGCCTGACGCTATCCTGTCCAGTATGCCGGCAGACGTCCATCCTCCCAGAGCAGGGTGTCTCGGCACTGCAGAACAACTTTTTCATCAGCAGCCTCATGGAGGCAATGCAGCAGGCATCTGATGGGTCCCACGACCCAGAGGACCCTCACCCCCTCAGTGCAGTGGCTGGCCGCCCTCTCTCCTGCCCCAACCATGAAGGCAAG ACAATGGAGTTTTACTGTGAGGCCTGTGAGACAGCCATGTGTGGTGAGTGCCGTGCCGGGGAGCATCGTGAGCACGGCACAGTGCTGCTGAGGGATGTGGTGGAGCAGCACAAGGCGGCCCTGCAGCGCCAGCTTGAGGCTGTGCGTGGCCG ATTGCCACAGCTGTCCGCAGCAATTGCCTTAGTTGGGGGCATCAGCCAGCAGCTGCAGGAGCGCAAGGCAGAGGCCCTGGCCCAGATCAGTGCAGCCTTCGAAGACCTGGAGCAAGCACTGCAGCAGCGCAAGCAGGCTCTGGTCAGAGATCTGGAGACCATTTGTGGGGCCAAACAGAAG GTGTTGCAAACCCAGCTGGACACTCTGCGCCAGGGTCAGGAACACATCGGCAGTAGCTGCAGCTTCGCAGAGCAGGCACTGCGCCTGGGTTCGGCCCCGGAGGTGTTGCTGGTGCGCAAGCATATGAGAGAGCGGCTGGCGGCATTGGCGGCACAGGCATTCCCGGAGCGGCCACACGAGAATGCACAGCTGGAACTGGTCCTTGAGGTGGACGGGCTGCGGCGATCGGTGCTCAATCTGGGCGCACTGCTCACCACGAGCGCCACTGCACACGAGACGGTGGCCACCGGAGAGGGCCTGCGCCAGGCGCTAGTGGGCCAGCCTGCCTCGCTCACTGTCACTACCAAAGACAAGGATGGGCGGTTGGTGCGCACAGGCAGCGCTGAGCTGCGCGCAGAGATCACCGGTCCGGACGGCACGCGCCTTCCGGTGCCAGTGGTGGACCACAAGAATGGCACATATGAGCTGGTGTACACAGCGCGCACGGAAGGCGAGCTGCTCCTCTCAGTGCTGCTCTACGGGCAGCCAGTGCGCGGCAGCCCCTTCCGCGTGCGTGCCCTGCGTCCTGGGGACCTGCCACCTTCCCCTGACGATGTGAAGCGCCGTGTCAAGTCCCCTGGCGGCCCCGGCAGCCATGTGCGCCAGAAGGCAGTGCGTAGGCCCAGTTCCATGTACAGCACAGGCGGCAAACGAAAGGACAACCCAATTGAGGATGAGCTCGTCTTCCGTGTTG GCAGTCGTGGAAGGGAGAAAGGTGAATTCACCAATTTACAAGGTGTGTCCGCAGCCAGCAGCGGCCGCATCGTGGTAGCAGACAGCAACAACCAGTGTATTCAG GTTTTCTCCAATGAGGGCCAGTTCAAGTTCCGTTTTGGGGTCCGAGGACGCTCACCTGGGCAGCTGCAGCGCCCCACAGGTGTGGCAGTGGACACCAATGGAGACATTATTGTGGCAGACTATGACAACCGTTGGGTCAGCATCTTCTCCCCTGAGGGCAAGTTCAAG ACCAAGATTGGAGCTGGCCGCCTCATGGGCCCCAAGGGAGTGGCCGTAGACCGGAATGGACATATCATTGTGGTCGACAACAAGTCTTGCTGCGTCTTTACCTTCCAGCCCAATGGCAAACTGGTTGGCCGTTTTGGGGGCCGTGGGGCCACTGACCGCCACTTTGCAG GGCCCCATTTTGTGGCTGTGAACAACAAGAATGAGATTGTAGTAACGGACTTCCATAACCATTCAGTGAAG GTGTACAGTGCCGATGGAGAGTTCCTCTTCAAGTTTGGCTCCCATGGCGAAGGCAATGGGCAGTTCAACGCCCCCACAGGAGTAGCTGTGGACTCCAATGGAAACATCATTGTGGCTGACTGGGGCAACAGCCGCATCCAG GTATTCGACAGCTCTGGCTCCTTCCTGTCCTATATCAACACATCTGCAGAACCACTGTATGGTCCACAGGGCCTGGCACTGACCTCGGATGGCCACGTGGTGGTGGCTGATGCTGGCAACCACTGCTTTAAAGCCTATCGCTACCTCCAGTAG
- the TRIM3 gene encoding tripartite motif-containing protein 3 isoform X3 produces the protein MGPTTQRTLTPSVQWLAALSPAPTMKTMEFYCEACETAMCGECRAGEHREHGTVLLRDVVEQHKAALQRQLEAVRGRLPQLSAAIALVGGISQQLQERKAEALAQISAAFEDLEQALQQRKQALVRDLETICGAKQKVLQTQLDTLRQGQEHIGSSCSFAEQALRLGSAPEVLLVRKHMRERLAALAAQAFPERPHENAQLELVLEVDGLRRSVLNLGALLTTSATAHETVATGEGLRQALVGQPASLTVTTKDKDGRLVRTGSAELRAEITGPDGTRLPVPVVDHKNGTYELVYTARTEGELLLSVLLYGQPVRGSPFRVRALRPGDLPPSPDDVKRRVKSPGGPGSHVRQKAVRRPSSMYSTGGKRKDNPIEDELVFRVGSRGREKGEFTNLQGVSAASSGRIVVADSNNQCIQVFSNEGQFKFRFGVRGRSPGQLQRPTGVAVDTNGDIIVADYDNRWVSIFSPEGKFKTKIGAGRLMGPKGVAVDRNGHIIVVDNKSCCVFTFQPNGKLVGRFGGRGATDRHFAGPHFVAVNNKNEIVVTDFHNHSVKVYSADGEFLFKFGSHGEGNGQFNAPTGVAVDSNGNIIVADWGNSRIQVFDSSGSFLSYINTSAEPLYGPQGLALTSDGHVVVADAGNHCFKAYRYLQ, from the exons ATGGGTCCCACGACCCAGAGGACCCTCACCCCCTCAGTGCAGTGGCTGGCCGCCCTCTCTCCTGCCCCAACCATGAAG ACAATGGAGTTTTACTGTGAGGCCTGTGAGACAGCCATGTGTGGTGAGTGCCGTGCCGGGGAGCATCGTGAGCACGGCACAGTGCTGCTGAGGGATGTGGTGGAGCAGCACAAGGCGGCCCTGCAGCGCCAGCTTGAGGCTGTGCGTGGCCG ATTGCCACAGCTGTCCGCAGCAATTGCCTTAGTTGGGGGCATCAGCCAGCAGCTGCAGGAGCGCAAGGCAGAGGCCCTGGCCCAGATCAGTGCAGCCTTCGAAGACCTGGAGCAAGCACTGCAGCAGCGCAAGCAGGCTCTGGTCAGAGATCTGGAGACCATTTGTGGGGCCAAACAGAAG GTGTTGCAAACCCAGCTGGACACTCTGCGCCAGGGTCAGGAACACATCGGCAGTAGCTGCAGCTTCGCAGAGCAGGCACTGCGCCTGGGTTCGGCCCCGGAGGTGTTGCTGGTGCGCAAGCATATGAGAGAGCGGCTGGCGGCATTGGCGGCACAGGCATTCCCGGAGCGGCCACACGAGAATGCACAGCTGGAACTGGTCCTTGAGGTGGACGGGCTGCGGCGATCGGTGCTCAATCTGGGCGCACTGCTCACCACGAGCGCCACTGCACACGAGACGGTGGCCACCGGAGAGGGCCTGCGCCAGGCGCTAGTGGGCCAGCCTGCCTCGCTCACTGTCACTACCAAAGACAAGGATGGGCGGTTGGTGCGCACAGGCAGCGCTGAGCTGCGCGCAGAGATCACCGGTCCGGACGGCACGCGCCTTCCGGTGCCAGTGGTGGACCACAAGAATGGCACATATGAGCTGGTGTACACAGCGCGCACGGAAGGCGAGCTGCTCCTCTCAGTGCTGCTCTACGGGCAGCCAGTGCGCGGCAGCCCCTTCCGCGTGCGTGCCCTGCGTCCTGGGGACCTGCCACCTTCCCCTGACGATGTGAAGCGCCGTGTCAAGTCCCCTGGCGGCCCCGGCAGCCATGTGCGCCAGAAGGCAGTGCGTAGGCCCAGTTCCATGTACAGCACAGGCGGCAAACGAAAGGACAACCCAATTGAGGATGAGCTCGTCTTCCGTGTTG GCAGTCGTGGAAGGGAGAAAGGTGAATTCACCAATTTACAAGGTGTGTCCGCAGCCAGCAGCGGCCGCATCGTGGTAGCAGACAGCAACAACCAGTGTATTCAG GTTTTCTCCAATGAGGGCCAGTTCAAGTTCCGTTTTGGGGTCCGAGGACGCTCACCTGGGCAGCTGCAGCGCCCCACAGGTGTGGCAGTGGACACCAATGGAGACATTATTGTGGCAGACTATGACAACCGTTGGGTCAGCATCTTCTCCCCTGAGGGCAAGTTCAAG ACCAAGATTGGAGCTGGCCGCCTCATGGGCCCCAAGGGAGTGGCCGTAGACCGGAATGGACATATCATTGTGGTCGACAACAAGTCTTGCTGCGTCTTTACCTTCCAGCCCAATGGCAAACTGGTTGGCCGTTTTGGGGGCCGTGGGGCCACTGACCGCCACTTTGCAG GGCCCCATTTTGTGGCTGTGAACAACAAGAATGAGATTGTAGTAACGGACTTCCATAACCATTCAGTGAAG GTGTACAGTGCCGATGGAGAGTTCCTCTTCAAGTTTGGCTCCCATGGCGAAGGCAATGGGCAGTTCAACGCCCCCACAGGAGTAGCTGTGGACTCCAATGGAAACATCATTGTGGCTGACTGGGGCAACAGCCGCATCCAG GTATTCGACAGCTCTGGCTCCTTCCTGTCCTATATCAACACATCTGCAGAACCACTGTATGGTCCACAGGGCCTGGCACTGACCTCGGATGGCCACGTGGTGGTGGCTGATGCTGGCAACCACTGCTTTAAAGCCTATCGCTACCTCCAGTAG